The Comamonas sp. GB3 AK4-5 genome includes a region encoding these proteins:
- a CDS encoding helix-turn-helix transcriptional regulator, producing the protein MSDSSTSQASDTLTSITPLVATLAQARKLQQMTQAELASQAGLSRMTVQRLESNGLDPRLSTLNEMARVLGYVLLAVPQNSEGLVLRALQQHAAASAPTL; encoded by the coding sequence ATGTCAGACAGCAGCACCTCTCAGGCTTCGGATACCTTGACCTCCATCACTCCCCTGGTGGCCACCCTGGCGCAGGCACGCAAGCTTCAGCAGATGACGCAGGCAGAGCTGGCCAGCCAGGCCGGACTGTCCCGCATGACCGTGCAACGCCTGGAAAGCAATGGCCTGGATCCACGCCTTTCCACCCTGAATGAAATGGCCCGGGTACTGGGCTATGTGCTGCTGGCCGTTCCGCAAAACTCGGAAGGCTTGGTTCTGCGGGCACTCCAGCAACACGCTGCCGCCTCGGCGCCAACGCTGTAG